One part of the Bacteroidia bacterium genome encodes these proteins:
- a CDS encoding SDR family oxidoreductase gives MKIDLSNQKILVTGASRGIGKSIAQLLAGSGAQVAVHYNRNKADAEALAREIGGGAQSFQANLESAEDCVRLVSEVLESFGQIDVLVNNAGIVVPIERDADTDSFQSGWNKTLQVNLVATALLCHELIPHFSKQGGGRFIHISSRAAFRGDTPEYMAYAASKGGMVALSRSIARAFGKEGIKSFIVAPGFTRTDMAQEFIDTYGEEIVLNDLALNQLTEPKDVAPSVLFLASGMMDHATGCSIDINAGSYVH, from the coding sequence ATGAAAATAGACTTATCCAATCAGAAGATTCTGGTTACCGGAGCCAGCAGAGGAATCGGAAAAAGTATCGCTCAGCTTTTGGCCGGATCTGGTGCTCAGGTAGCGGTTCATTACAATCGCAATAAGGCCGATGCAGAGGCTTTGGCAAGGGAAATTGGAGGGGGTGCACAAAGCTTTCAGGCCAATTTAGAATCGGCTGAAGATTGTGTCAGATTAGTATCAGAGGTTTTAGAGAGTTTTGGACAAATCGATGTGCTGGTCAATAATGCAGGTATAGTGGTACCCATTGAACGGGATGCCGATACGGATAGCTTCCAATCAGGCTGGAATAAAACCCTGCAAGTAAACCTTGTGGCTACAGCTTTGCTATGTCATGAATTGATTCCTCATTTCAGTAAGCAAGGAGGAGGACGCTTTATCCATATATCCTCTCGCGCAGCTTTTAGAGGAGATACCCCTGAATATATGGCCTACGCTGCTTCAAAAGGGGGCATGGTGGCCCTGAGTCGATCTATTGCCCGAGCTTTTGGCAAAGAAGGGATCAAATCCTTTATCGTAGCTCCCGGCTTTACCCGTACAGATATGGCACAGGAATTTATTGATACTTATGGAGAAGAGATCGTTCTCAATGATTTAGCCCTTAATCAACTGACAGAACCTAAAGATGTGGCTCCTAGCGTATTATTCCTGGCGAGTGGAATGATGGATCATGCAACAGGATGTAGCATTGACATCAATGCGGGTAGCTATGTACACTGA
- the fabD gene encoding ACP S-malonyltransferase, whose protein sequence is MKALVFPGQGAQFVGMGQKLYDASDLAKNMFAKANEILGFDIQGIMFGGTDEDLKRTSVTQPSIYIHSVVAAMVNDLAKDAAMTAGHSLGEFSALTVAGALSFEDGLKLVSIRANAMQKACDIQESTMAAILGMEDAEVEAVCAAIDGEVVVPANYNTIGQLVISGSKAGIAKAIEMAQEKGARRAIELPVNGAFHSPLMEPARVELAEGIEQTQFSDTRIPVYQNVDAKAHSSAAEIKANLLQQLTSSVRWTQTMQNMIAAGASEFIEVGPGKALSGMAKKIDRKFPVSQVS, encoded by the coding sequence ATGAAAGCTCTCGTTTTCCCCGGTCAGGGTGCACAATTTGTAGGAATGGGTCAGAAATTATATGACGCTTCCGATCTGGCAAAGAATATGTTTGCCAAAGCCAATGAGATTCTGGGGTTTGATATACAGGGAATTATGTTTGGAGGAACTGATGAAGACCTCAAAAGAACTTCCGTAACCCAACCTTCCATTTATATTCATTCTGTTGTTGCTGCTATGGTCAATGATCTGGCCAAAGATGCTGCAATGACTGCTGGACATTCATTAGGAGAATTCTCTGCCCTCACAGTGGCAGGTGCTCTTTCTTTTGAAGATGGCTTGAAGCTGGTTTCTATCAGAGCCAATGCCATGCAGAAAGCCTGTGACATCCAGGAAAGTACCATGGCAGCCATTCTTGGAATGGAAGATGCAGAGGTTGAAGCCGTATGTGCTGCTATTGACGGAGAGGTAGTAGTTCCAGCCAACTATAATACCATTGGACAATTGGTAATCTCAGGAAGCAAAGCCGGGATCGCCAAAGCCATAGAAATGGCCCAGGAAAAAGGAGCCAGGAGAGCGATTGAGCTACCCGTAAATGGTGCCTTTCACTCCCCACTTATGGAACCTGCAAGAGTCGAGCTGGCAGAAGGGATTGAACAAACCCAATTTTCTGATACCCGCATTCCCGTTTACCAAAATGTAGATGCGAAAGCACACAGTTCTGCTGCAGAAATTAAAGCCAATTTATTGCAACAATTGACCTCTTCGGTTAGATGGACACAGACTATGCAAAACATGATTGCAGCAGGTGCCAGCGAATTTATTGAAGTAGGTCCTGGAAAAGCTCTTTCCGGTATGGCTAAAAAAATCGATCGCAAATTCCCGGTTAGCCAGGTAAGCTAA
- a CDS encoding acyl-CoA-binding protein, protein MTLEEKFESAKERILTLKEKPSNDTMLKVYSLYKQGSLGDIDMEAPGVFDFVAKAKYNAWEQLKGLSQDDAKMQYIDLVDELLSAAKKNPE, encoded by the coding sequence ATGACCCTGGAAGAAAAATTTGAATCAGCGAAGGAGCGAATCCTGACCTTAAAAGAAAAGCCTTCAAACGACACCATGCTAAAAGTTTACAGTTTGTATAAGCAAGGGAGCCTGGGGGATATTGATATGGAAGCTCCTGGAGTGTTTGATTTTGTTGCAAAAGCCAAATACAATGCCTGGGAACAGCTAAAAGGGCTTAGCCAGGATGACGCAAAGATGCAGTATATAGACTTGGTCGATGAATTGTTGTCAGCTGCTAAAAAAAATCCTGAATAG
- a CDS encoding VCBS repeat-containing protein yields MKLKLLILPIVLMISGLIGASCSEKKKEIADSGIPAFEKILIDSVFRSESITTADLNNDGEKDIVIGDVWYEAPGWKMHEIRPPGDFLSSVYREDKPASDYAYYSNSFACHVMDVNGDGWQDVLVYPVMGRPVYWYKNPQGKAGHWEEFRAVEDYHGESPILTDLEGKGELGFVTGVKWEEGNYQMSWMSPQRMGEFWKELRIGEGKGESFAPGAVGHGLGVGDIDGDGKKDVLTRQGWYKAPQDETQNSWDFFRIPFDSIASPEYPQYVFAQMPIWDIDEDGDADFFASSAHRYGLWWFEQKMEAGERIFQKHEIPYKLSQAHAVAMGDLNQNGKPDIITGKRYLAHNGNDPGWDDPLVLVFMEAEKQEGGELSWRVEEIDRGVGVGTQIELADMNKDRRTDLLVSNKKGTYLFLQK; encoded by the coding sequence ATGAAGTTAAAGCTGCTTATACTGCCCATAGTCTTGATGATCTCAGGACTGATAGGAGCTTCCTGCTCAGAGAAAAAAAAGGAAATTGCTGACTCTGGGATTCCTGCCTTTGAAAAAATCCTCATTGATTCTGTTTTCCGATCAGAAAGTATAACGACTGCTGATCTCAATAATGATGGCGAAAAAGACATTGTCATTGGAGATGTCTGGTATGAGGCTCCTGGCTGGAAGATGCATGAAATCAGACCTCCTGGAGACTTTTTAAGCAGCGTATATCGGGAGGATAAACCTGCTTCTGATTATGCTTATTACAGCAACTCTTTTGCCTGCCATGTCATGGATGTAAATGGAGATGGCTGGCAGGATGTCCTGGTTTATCCGGTGATGGGAAGGCCCGTTTACTGGTATAAAAACCCTCAGGGAAAAGCAGGACATTGGGAGGAATTTAGAGCGGTAGAGGACTATCATGGTGAAAGTCCTATCCTGACGGATCTGGAGGGGAAAGGAGAATTGGGCTTTGTGACAGGTGTGAAATGGGAGGAAGGGAATTACCAGATGAGTTGGATGAGTCCCCAAAGAATGGGTGAATTTTGGAAAGAATTGAGGATTGGAGAGGGTAAAGGCGAAAGTTTTGCTCCAGGAGCTGTGGGCCATGGATTGGGAGTTGGAGACATAGATGGTGATGGTAAAAAGGATGTATTGACAAGACAAGGTTGGTATAAAGCCCCTCAAGATGAGACTCAGAATTCCTGGGATTTCTTTCGAATTCCTTTTGATAGCATCGCATCTCCCGAATATCCTCAATATGTTTTTGCCCAAATGCCGATTTGGGATATAGATGAGGATGGAGATGCTGATTTTTTTGCTTCCTCTGCTCATCGGTATGGATTGTGGTGGTTTGAGCAAAAAATGGAAGCAGGGGAAAGAATCTTTCAGAAGCATGAAATCCCATATAAATTATCACAGGCGCATGCTGTTGCGATGGGGGATCTCAATCAAAATGGCAAGCCTGATATCATAACAGGTAAAAGATATCTTGCCCACAATGGCAATGATCCTGGTTGGGATGATCCATTGGTACTCGTCTTTATGGAGGCTGAAAAGCAGGAAGGGGGAGAACTATCCTGGCGGGTGGAGGAAATTGATCGGGGAGTGGGGGTAGGAACCCAGATCGAACTGGCAGATATGAATAAAGACAGGCGGACTGATCTTTTAGTCAGCAATAAAAAAGGGACGTATCTCTTTCTTCAAAAGTAA
- a CDS encoding ABC transporter substrate-binding protein: protein MRFWILAIILIFPLGLLAQKNNNKNKGPKEDLEAAELIFQGKSALQEGDYDWAMVKFKRALLRPEHQATSAAIYLLGLSHYFKGEPFEAHMQFDSLIHNFPGSRYVGDSKYHKALLFMEREDDYMKVQAMKLFQWVADSARDKTLRDDAKFKMREFAFSADDYFLERYLESYDSVNKLLFLEALCFQYLNRGDRDTAKDIYRKWLRNGGEKSDYLIRQFDRRRQKRRRDRNEFKVAVFLPLHLEDGMYRDSLIEIPAKSKLALEFYEGLQMALDEAENRSKDFVFRIFDSAKDSQKVEDLLYELNNFYPDLVLGSIFNTQSEVISRWAERTGTPQIVPLSPSSNLIDDKQFTFLATPEVQVHGRVMAQYARDSLELEKVVVWTNQTKSTDLMAQAFTETFQQLGGIVISIPIDPDYEIAKDEIPDLVRALKFQEPDGVYIPILGAEESCGLIMSKLRALELPIKVMGGPHMWKRYSTIDESLKQALELTFTSSFYTQNEDVKYRNFYQAYLQKYFLPPGEYSVQGFDLGKYLVHVLDNYYPPAMSLESYLRNHPPYRGLHISYDFRSGQSNSYLNIGAYKDGRVVKVNDTEVLSFESLEDR, encoded by the coding sequence ATGCGTTTTTGGATCCTTGCTATCATTCTGATCTTTCCTCTTGGCCTGTTAGCACAGAAAAATAATAATAAGAATAAAGGTCCCAAAGAGGACCTGGAAGCTGCTGAACTTATTTTTCAAGGCAAGTCTGCTTTGCAAGAAGGGGACTATGATTGGGCCATGGTCAAATTTAAGCGGGCACTTCTCAGACCCGAACATCAGGCGACTTCTGCTGCAATTTACTTATTGGGCCTTAGCCATTACTTCAAAGGTGAGCCTTTTGAAGCCCATATGCAGTTCGACAGCCTGATTCACAATTTTCCCGGTTCTCGCTATGTAGGCGATTCCAAATACCATAAGGCGCTCCTGTTTATGGAGCGAGAAGATGATTATATGAAGGTTCAGGCTATGAAACTCTTTCAATGGGTAGCTGATAGTGCCAGAGATAAAACCTTACGAGATGATGCCAAATTCAAAATGAGAGAATTCGCTTTTTCAGCTGATGACTATTTCCTCGAACGCTATCTTGAATCTTATGATTCGGTCAACAAGCTTTTATTTCTCGAAGCTCTCTGTTTTCAATACCTAAACCGGGGCGATCGGGATACAGCTAAAGATATTTATCGGAAATGGCTGAGAAATGGAGGTGAGAAATCAGATTACCTCATCCGGCAGTTTGACAGGCGGAGGCAGAAAAGGCGCAGAGATCGCAATGAATTTAAAGTAGCTGTTTTCCTTCCCTTGCATTTGGAAGATGGAATGTATAGGGATAGCCTGATTGAAATACCTGCAAAAAGTAAATTGGCTTTGGAGTTTTATGAAGGCCTGCAGATGGCTTTGGATGAAGCAGAAAACAGATCCAAGGATTTTGTATTTAGAATTTTTGATTCTGCTAAAGATTCTCAAAAGGTCGAAGATCTGCTTTACGAACTCAATAATTTTTATCCGGATTTGGTGCTGGGGAGTATTTTTAATACCCAGTCAGAAGTTATTTCACGTTGGGCAGAACGAACGGGGACTCCTCAAATCGTTCCCCTGAGCCCCTCATCCAATCTGATTGATGATAAGCAGTTTACCTTCCTTGCCACTCCTGAAGTTCAGGTACATGGGCGGGTGATGGCTCAATATGCGAGGGATTCTCTGGAGTTGGAAAAAGTGGTGGTCTGGACCAATCAGACCAAAAGTACGGACCTTATGGCCCAGGCATTTACGGAGACTTTCCAGCAATTGGGGGGAATTGTAATTTCTATACCTATAGATCCTGATTATGAAATAGCCAAAGATGAGATTCCCGATTTGGTTCGAGCCCTGAAATTTCAGGAACCGGATGGGGTATACATCCCTATTTTAGGTGCAGAAGAGTCCTGTGGCTTAATCATGAGCAAATTGAGGGCCCTGGAACTGCCGATCAAAGTCATGGGAGGACCGCATATGTGGAAGCGCTATAGTACCATAGATGAAAGCTTGAAACAGGCATTGGAATTGACCTTTACCTCCTCTTTTTATACACAAAATGAAGATGTCAAGTATCGCAATTTCTACCAGGCATATCTACAAAAATACTTTCTTCCTCCGGGCGAATACAGCGTGCAGGGATTTGATCTGGGGAAGTATCTGGTTCATGTGCTGGATAACTATTATCCTCCGGCAATGAGCCTGGAAAGCTATTTGAGAAATCATCCTCCCTATAGAGGCTTGCATATCAGTTATGATTTTCGTTCTGGTCAAAGCAATTCCTATTTAAACATAGGCGCATATAAGGACGGAAGAGTAGTTAAGGTAAATGATACAGAGGTGCTCAGCTTTGAGAGCCTTGAAGATCGCTAG
- the recG gene encoding ATP-dependent DNA helicase RecG: MYNIWNKEITYLKKVGPKRAELLASESNIRVYSDLLNYFPRKYLDRSRVSKIGSLTGDEGFTTLLGRITDTDLVKGQRGKSRLVATFKDDSGTAELVWFQGVKWMQKNLVIGEEVALFGRPSRYGKKISFTHPEIDHLKDKEEDQQSFLPIIPAYPSNEKLGRVGLDSRGFRTIVQKLLEETENMIPETLSQPLMDTYKLISRREAIKHIHFPPSFVALKSAQYRLKFEEFFYFQLMLARRRKHAKVQNQSSPFRKIGQYFNGFFEKHMPFELTDAQKRVLREIRKDLGQPIQMNRLVQGDVGSGKTMVAFMSMLMAKDNGFQAAIMAPTAILAEQHYKKITQMAEKVGMTSCLLVGGQKKKERTAILESIADGSVDIAIGTHALIEDTVVFKKLGLVVVDEQHKFGVKQRARLWQKAEPFPHNLIMTATPIPRTLAMSLYGDVDVSIIDELPPGRKPVKTVVRGESKRLEVLGFIRDQLEKGMQAYVVYPLVEESEKLDYLAAVKGFELLERYYKNFRVGIVHGRQHADDKEMEMQRFVENKTQILVSTTVIEVGVDVPNASVMVIENAEKFGLSQLHQLRGRVGRGSDQAYCILMAGKKVSKEGRKRLGAMRDTNDGFKISEVDLELRGPGDFLGVRQSGLPEFQLANIVEDRDLLENARKAAFDLVERDPALQLEENKLVAYYFKQYMKIYGHIGTLA; this comes from the coding sequence ATGTATAATATCTGGAACAAAGAAATAACCTACCTAAAAAAAGTAGGCCCCAAGCGGGCGGAGCTCCTCGCATCCGAAAGCAATATCCGGGTTTATTCCGACCTTTTAAACTATTTCCCAAGAAAATATCTGGACAGATCGCGAGTAAGTAAAATAGGCTCCCTGACAGGAGATGAGGGCTTTACTACTTTATTAGGAAGGATTACTGATACAGATTTGGTAAAAGGACAAAGAGGAAAGAGTCGCCTGGTTGCAACTTTTAAGGATGATAGTGGCACTGCAGAACTCGTATGGTTTCAGGGGGTAAAATGGATGCAAAAAAATTTGGTGATTGGGGAAGAAGTAGCTCTTTTTGGTCGTCCGAGTCGATATGGAAAGAAAATTAGCTTCACCCATCCGGAAATCGATCACCTAAAAGACAAAGAAGAAGATCAGCAATCTTTTCTTCCGATAATACCCGCCTATCCGTCTAATGAAAAACTTGGGAGAGTAGGACTGGATTCCAGAGGATTCAGAACTATCGTGCAAAAACTGTTGGAGGAAACGGAAAATATGATTCCGGAGACCCTTTCACAGCCACTGATGGATACCTACAAGCTCATTAGCAGAAGGGAAGCCATCAAGCATATACATTTCCCTCCCAGTTTTGTTGCCCTCAAAAGTGCCCAATACCGCCTCAAGTTTGAGGAGTTTTTCTACTTCCAATTGATGCTGGCCCGGAGAAGGAAACACGCAAAGGTCCAGAATCAGAGCAGTCCTTTTCGCAAGATCGGCCAATATTTCAATGGCTTTTTTGAGAAGCATATGCCTTTCGAATTAACGGATGCCCAGAAAAGAGTCCTCAGGGAAATCCGGAAAGATTTAGGGCAGCCTATCCAGATGAATCGACTCGTGCAGGGAGATGTTGGGAGTGGAAAGACCATGGTCGCCTTTATGAGTATGCTGATGGCCAAGGATAATGGCTTTCAGGCCGCTATTATGGCTCCGACAGCTATCCTGGCAGAGCAGCACTATAAGAAAATCACTCAGATGGCTGAAAAGGTGGGCATGACGAGCTGCCTATTGGTCGGTGGGCAAAAGAAGAAAGAAAGAACCGCAATTTTGGAGAGCATAGCTGATGGAAGTGTCGATATCGCTATTGGGACCCATGCGCTTATCGAGGATACCGTTGTTTTCAAAAAACTGGGACTTGTGGTGGTAGATGAGCAGCATAAATTTGGGGTAAAGCAAAGAGCCAGACTTTGGCAAAAAGCCGAACCTTTCCCCCACAACCTCATCATGACCGCTACGCCTATCCCTCGTACTCTCGCTATGAGTTTGTATGGGGATGTAGATGTTTCCATTATAGACGAACTTCCTCCGGGAAGAAAGCCCGTTAAAACTGTAGTCAGAGGAGAATCCAAAAGACTGGAAGTGCTGGGCTTTATTCGGGACCAATTGGAGAAGGGCATGCAAGCCTATGTAGTTTATCCCCTGGTAGAAGAATCCGAAAAACTGGACTACCTCGCAGCTGTAAAAGGTTTTGAACTTCTGGAGCGATATTATAAAAATTTCCGGGTGGGAATTGTTCATGGGCGCCAACATGCCGACGACAAGGAAATGGAGATGCAGCGATTTGTAGAAAACAAGACCCAAATCCTGGTTTCCACAACCGTAATAGAAGTAGGAGTAGATGTACCCAATGCTTCCGTAATGGTAATCGAGAATGCTGAGAAGTTCGGCCTTTCCCAACTACACCAATTAAGGGGTCGGGTAGGCAGAGGCAGTGATCAGGCATATTGTATCCTGATGGCAGGAAAAAAGGTTTCTAAAGAAGGTAGGAAACGGCTGGGAGCCATGCGAGATACCAATGATGGCTTCAAGATTTCAGAAGTAGACCTCGAACTCAGAGGGCCAGGAGACTTCCTCGGAGTTCGCCAGAGTGGTTTGCCAGAATTTCAGCTGGCAAATATTGTAGAAGATCGGGATTTGCTTGAAAATGCTCGCAAAGCAGCTTTTGATCTGGTCGAAAGGGATCCAGCCCTCCAATTGGAAGAAAACAAGCTTGTTGCTTATTATTTCAAGCAATACATGAAGATTTACGGGCACATCGGTACCCTCGCCTGA